A single window of Coffea eugenioides isolate CCC68of chromosome 7, Ceug_1.0, whole genome shotgun sequence DNA harbors:
- the LOC113777844 gene encoding inositol-3-phosphate synthase — translation MFIENFKVDSPNVKYSESEIHSVYNYETTELVHENRDGTYQWIVKPKSVQYEFRTDIHVPKLGVMLVGWGGNNGSTLTGGVIANREGISWATKDKVQQANYFGSLTQASSIRVGSFNGEEIYAPFKSLLPMVNPEDIVFGGWDISNLNLADAMARAKVLDIDLQKQLRPYMESMVPLPGIYDPDFIAANQGSRANNLIKGTKKEQVEQVIKDIREFKEKNKVDKIVVLWTANTERYSNVAVGLNDTTENLLAALDRNEAEISPSTLYAIACMYENVPFINGSPQNTFVPGLIDLAIKRNCLIGGDDFKSGQTKMKSVLVDFLVGAGIKPTSIVSYNHLGNNDGMNLSAPQTFRSKEISKSNVVDDMVASNGILYEPGEHPDHVVVIKYVPYVGDSKRAMDEYTSEIFMGGKSTIVLHNTCEDSLLAAPIILDLVLLAELSTRIQLKAEGEGKFHSFHPVATILSYLSKAPLVPPGTPVVNALSKQRAMLENILRACVGLAPENNMILEYK, via the exons ATGTTTATCGAGAACTTTAAGGTTGACAGCCCCAATGTGAAGTACTCCGAGAGTGAGATTCACTCTGTTTATAACTATGAAACCACCGAACTTGTTCATGAGAACAGAGACGGTACTTATCAGTGGATTGTCAAGCCCAAATCTGTTCAATATGAATTCAGGACTGATATTCATGTCCCCAAATTAGG GGTTATGCTTGTGGGGTGGGGAGGGAACAATGGTTCAACTCTGACAGGAGGCGTCATTGCAAACAGGGA GGGAATTTCTTGGGCAACCAAGGACAAAGTGCAACAAGCAAATTACTTCGGCTCTCTTACCCAGGCATCTTCCATAAGGGTTGGATCCTTCAATGGAGAGGAGATCTATGCCCCATTCAAGAGCCTCCTTCCCATG GTCAACCCAGAAGACATTGTTTTTGGCGGGTGGGACATAAGCAACCTGAATTTGGCTGATGCCATGGCCAGGGCTAAGGTCTTAGATATTGATCTACAGAAACAATTGAGGCCCTACATGGAATCCATGGTCCCTCTCCCTGGTATCTATGACCCTGATTTCATTGCTGCTAATCAAGGCTCACGTGCTAACAACTTGATCAAAGGAACCAAGAAAGAACAAGTTGAACAAGTTATTAAGGATATTAG GGAGTTCAAGGAGAAGAACAAGGTGGACAAGATTGTTGTCTTATGGACCGCTAACACAGAGAGATACAGCAATGTTGCTGTTGGCCTTAATGACACGACGGAAAATCTTCTTGCTGCTTTGGACAGAAATGAGGCTGAGATTTCACCCTCCACCTTGTATGCTATAGCTTGCATGTATGAAAATGTCCCTTTTATAAACGGCAGCCCTCAGAACACATTTGTCCCAG GTTTGATTGATTTGGCCATTAAGAGGAACTGCTTGATTGGTGGAGATGACTTCAAGAGTGGGCAGACAAAGATGAAATCTGTGCTTGTTGATTTCCTCGTGGGGGCTGGTATCAAG CCAACTTCAATTGTGAGCTACAACCATTTGGGGAACAATGATGGCATGAATCTTTCTGCCCCTCAAACTTTTAGGTCCAAGGAGATCTCCAAAAGCAATGTGGTGGATGACATGGTTGCCAGCAATGGTATCCTTTATGAACCTGGGGAGCACCCTGACCATGTTGTTGTCATTAAG TATGTGCCATATGTTGGAGACAGCAAGAGAGCCATGGATGAATACACATCAGAAATATTTATGGGGGGAAAGAGCACTATAGTGTTGCACAACACTTGTGAAGACTCTCTTTTGGCTGCTCCAATCATCTTGGATCTTGTCCTCCTTGCTGAACTTAGCACTCGCATTCAGCTCAAAGCTGAAGGAGAG GGAAagttccactccttccaccctGTGGCCACAATTCTCAGCTATCTCTCTAAAGCCCCTCTT GTACCACCAGGCACACCAGTGGTGAATGCACTTTCAAAACAGAGGGCAATGCTAGAGAACATATTGAGGGCTTGTGTTGGACTCGCACCAGAGAACAACATGATTTTGGAATATAAGTGA
- the LOC113778264 gene encoding FCS-Like Zinc finger 5-like: MLGKRARAPMRRTTSMTGITVDVGAGNMAMDAPASLDPQNPITSGDHGVPEGHVMVGPSAYDHRLTAPMLLSPRYFRRDPSADHHQPLETANFLRTCGLCNRRLAPGRDIYMYRGDSAFCSQECREQRMKQDERKEKYRMAASKKVEGHHNQYSELANSASESSSNSETVAAA, translated from the exons ATGTTGGGGAAGCGTGCACGGGCACCTATGAGGAGAACAACAAGCATGACTGGGATCACCGTTGATGTAGGAGCTGGGAACATGGCCATGGATGCACCGGCATCTTTAGATCCTCAGAATCCAATCACTTCTGGTGATCATGGGGTCCCAGAAGGGCATGTGATGGTAGGACCAAGTGCATATGATCATCGTTTAACAGCTCCCATGTTGTTATCTCCCAGATATTTTAGGAGGGATCCGTCAGCTGATCATCATCAACCTTTGGAAACAGCTAATTTCTTGAGAACTTGTGGCTTGTGTAATCGCCGTTTGGCACCCGGCCGTGACATATACATGTACAG GGGTGATTCAGCATTTTGCAGTCAAGAATGCAGGGAGCAAAGGATGAAACaagatgaaagaaaagaaaagtatcGCATGGCAGCCTCAAAGAAAGTTGAAGGTCATCATAATCAGTATTCTGAGCTTGCTAACTCGGCCTCTGAATCCTCTAGCAATAGTGAGACAGTTGCTGCAGCTTGA
- the LOC113776750 gene encoding chaperone protein dnaJ 20, chloroplastic-like: protein MEVLSLEVYATSTWYGKMFQFNQKGRFKEKICGQKTMITCLDEIKRAYRCKALKFHPDACPDPSIKEESTRRFIELRIAYETLSDPILREMYDQVLNLVDLQGRTSHGMNCRMGKRRGGGVEGFPREVWERQIIKLKKRSTQKMEKRNKMGI from the exons ATGGAAGTACTATCCTTGGAAGTTTATGCTACTAGTACTTGGTATGGAAAAATGTTTCAATTCAATCAGAAAGGAAGGTTTAAAGAGAAGATCTGTGGGCAGAAAACTATGATCACCT GTCTTGATGAAATCAAGAGAGCCTACAGATGCAAAGCTCTTAAGTTCCATCCCGATGCTTGCCCTGATCCATCGATAAAAGAAGAATCCACGAGGCGATTTATTGAGCTAAGAATTGCATATGAGACATTATCTGATCCAATTTTGCGTGAAATGTATGATCAAGTGCTTAATTTGGTTGATTTACAGGGAAGAACAAGCCATGGGATGAATTGTCGCATGGGCAAGAGAAGAGGTGGTGGTGTTGAAGGGTTCCCCAGGGAGGTTTGGGAGAGGCAAATCATTAAACTGAAGAAGCGATCAACGCAAAAAATGGAGAAGAGAAATAAAATGGGAATCTAA